A section of the Roseovarius sp. W115 genome encodes:
- a CDS encoding HesB/IscA family protein: protein MQLPPTVTERAFERLAEIGAGDQGQALRVAVEGGGCSGFQYDIKLDAPAEDDLVLEGKGEKVVVDSVSLPFLTGATIDFTEELIGARFTIDNPNATSACGCGTSFSM, encoded by the coding sequence ATGCAACTGCCTCCAACTGTGACGGAACGCGCATTTGAACGTCTGGCCGAAATCGGCGCTGGCGATCAGGGACAGGCCCTTCGGGTCGCCGTAGAAGGCGGCGGATGCTCGGGCTTTCAGTATGACATCAAGCTTGATGCCCCTGCCGAGGATGATCTTGTTCTGGAGGGCAAAGGCGAAAAGGTCGTTGTGGACAGCGTCTCGCTGCCCTTTTTGACCGGGGCGACCATTGATTTCACCGAGGAACTGATCGGCGCGCGCTTTACGATTGACAATCCGAACGCCACAAGCGCCTGCGGCTGTGGGACGTCCTTTTCTATGTGA
- a CDS encoding deoxyguanosinetriphosphate triphosphohydrolase encodes MTKPYASDPDRARPRLVAEEESAFRSCFQRDRDRIIHSSAFRRLKHKTQVFVEHEGDYFRTRLTHSIEVAQVARTISGALGLNVELTEAVALAHDLGHTPFGHTGEDALNALMALYGGFDHNAQAIRIVTSLERHYAEFDGLNLTWDTLEGIAKHNGPVTGELPYALADYNTLHDLELHSFASAEAQVAALADDIAYNNHDLHDGLRARLFTEDDIRDLPMVGPCFDTVDQRYPGLDAYRRRHEALRRVFGEMVADVIETSRSKLQETGVKTTDDIRHLGQPAIFFSDQVAADMKTIKSFLFKHMYRAPKVTEMRQRVTRVVEELFPFYMSKPEFLPKRWQNDVAQAKTEIELARLVSDYIAGMTDRYALESHKRLLGGDDSAVAREGV; translated from the coding sequence ATGACAAAGCCCTATGCGTCGGATCCAGACCGCGCGCGGCCCCGGCTTGTGGCCGAGGAGGAAAGCGCGTTTCGCTCGTGTTTTCAGCGGGACCGCGACCGCATCATCCATTCCAGCGCCTTTCGCCGTCTCAAGCACAAGACACAGGTTTTTGTGGAGCATGAAGGCGACTATTTTCGCACGCGTCTGACCCATTCTATTGAGGTTGCGCAGGTGGCGCGGACGATTTCGGGCGCTTTGGGGTTGAATGTGGAACTGACCGAGGCCGTCGCGCTGGCGCATGATCTGGGTCACACGCCATTTGGGCATACCGGAGAAGACGCGCTCAACGCATTGATGGCCCTCTATGGCGGGTTTGATCACAATGCTCAGGCCATTCGCATCGTCACCTCACTGGAGCGGCACTATGCCGAGTTTGATGGGCTGAACCTGACCTGGGACACGCTGGAAGGGATTGCCAAGCACAACGGCCCGGTGACCGGTGAGTTGCCTTATGCGCTGGCCGATTACAACACGCTGCATGATCTTGAGTTGCACAGCTTTGCCAGTGCCGAGGCTCAGGTGGCGGCTTTGGCCGACGATATTGCCTATAACAACCATGATCTGCATGACGGGTTGCGTGCCAGGCTTTTCACCGAGGATGATATCCGCGATTTACCTATGGTTGGTCCGTGCTTTGACACTGTGGATCAGAGGTATCCAGGGCTGGATGCATATCGCCGCCGTCATGAGGCCTTGCGGCGCGTGTTTGGTGAGATGGTTGCCGATGTGATCGAGACGTCTCGATCAAAGCTACAGGAAACCGGTGTAAAGACGACGGACGATATCCGCCATTTGGGTCAACCTGCGATCTTCTTTTCTGATCAGGTGGCGGCGGATATGAAGACAATAAAGTCATTCCTTTTCAAGCATATGTACCGCGCTCCTAAAGTTACCGAGATGCGCCAGCGCGTCACGCGCGTGGTCGAAGAGCTGTTTCCGTTTTACATGTCCAAACCCGAATTTCTGCCCAAGCGCTGGCAAAATGATGTGGCTCAAGCGAAAACTGAAATCGAATTGGCGCGGTTGGTCAGCGACTACATCGCGGGAATGACAGATCGCTATGCGCTAGAAAGCCACAAACGGCTCTTGGGCGGAGACGACAGCGCAGTGGCGCGAGAAGGAGTGTAA
- a CDS encoding FAD-dependent monooxygenase → MDLTGLNVVVIGAGIGGMAAALVLRRQGASVRVLEQAPEITEVGAGIQVSPNGFVVLKALELGDRLRATSPQGTHIRLRDYSGKLVMTLDLGLSGHSDYYFVHRADLLNLLLGAAVQSGVEVSTGAHVTDVAPGTTPTVTNRDGHTHSADLVIGADGLHSVARAALNGTVAPFFTQQVAWRAVVPETEAAHMVDLYMGPRRHIVTYPLRQGRLRNIVAVEERTQWVAESWSQQDDPDAMRAVFADFGPDVQALLRRVDQVNLWGLFRHPVAPSWQAGNVALLGDAAHPTLPFLAQGANMALEDAWTLGKCLSKGSDISSALARYQDLRKDRTARIVLAASKNAWKYHLSFRPLRGMAHAGLKLGGLVAPGRMIGQFDWIYGHDVTQ, encoded by the coding sequence ATGGATTTAACAGGTCTCAACGTTGTCGTGATCGGTGCCGGCATTGGTGGAATGGCTGCGGCCCTGGTGCTGCGCCGGCAGGGGGCCTCTGTGCGTGTATTGGAGCAGGCACCTGAGATCACCGAAGTGGGCGCTGGTATTCAGGTTAGTCCAAACGGGTTTGTCGTTCTCAAGGCGCTAGAGCTTGGGGACCGCCTGCGCGCGACCAGCCCGCAAGGCACCCATATTCGATTGCGAGACTACTCCGGTAAGCTGGTGATGACACTCGACCTCGGACTTTCCGGGCATAGTGACTATTATTTCGTGCATCGCGCGGATCTGCTGAATCTCTTGCTTGGTGCGGCTGTGCAAAGCGGTGTGGAGGTCAGCACTGGAGCTCACGTCACGGATGTTGCACCTGGAACAACGCCAACAGTCACGAACCGCGATGGGCACACCCATAGCGCAGACCTGGTCATTGGCGCGGACGGCTTGCATTCAGTTGCCCGCGCGGCGCTCAATGGCACAGTTGCACCGTTTTTCACGCAGCAAGTGGCCTGGCGTGCGGTCGTCCCGGAAACCGAGGCCGCGCATATGGTTGACCTCTACATGGGGCCGCGCCGCCACATTGTGACCTATCCACTCCGACAGGGCAGGCTGCGCAACATTGTAGCGGTGGAAGAGCGCACGCAATGGGTGGCTGAAAGCTGGAGCCAGCAGGATGATCCCGACGCGATGCGGGCTGTCTTTGCGGATTTTGGGCCGGATGTTCAGGCGCTTTTGAGGCGTGTGGATCAGGTCAATCTTTGGGGGTTGTTCCGGCATCCCGTTGCGCCAAGCTGGCAGGCGGGGAATGTGGCTTTGCTGGGCGACGCGGCTCATCCAACGCTGCCATTTTTAGCGCAAGGGGCGAACATGGCACTGGAGGACGCCTGGACACTTGGTAAATGCCTTAGCAAAGGCTCCGATATCTCGTCAGCACTGGCCCGATATCAGGACCTGCGCAAAGACCGGACCGCTCGCATCGTTTTGGCTGCCAGCAAGAATGCGTGGAAGTATCATTTGTCGTTTCGACCGTTGCGGGGCATGGCGCATGCAGGGCTGAAACTTGGTGGTCTTGTCGCCCCGGGCCGTATGATTGGCCAGTTTGACTGGATCTATGGTCACGATGTGACGCAGTGA
- a CDS encoding DUF6749 domain-containing protein, translated as MVALRKENISYNTTEDTSADMFDGSAVEAFTSSLGPVTAADAHMGQGTEAFTSSLTPVTSSDMDGDAVELFTSSLGPVRASETTEGDAVELFTSSLGPVRASEAAEGDAVHAFTSSL; from the coding sequence ATGGTAGCACTTCGTAAAGAAAATATTTCGTACAACACCACAGAAGACACAAGCGCCGACATGTTCGACGGGTCCGCAGTTGAGGCGTTCACCTCGTCGCTGGGGCCTGTGACAGCAGCCGACGCACATATGGGGCAGGGCACTGAGGCGTTCACATCGTCGCTCACGCCCGTGACTTCCTCAGATATGGACGGCGATGCGGTGGAACTTTTCACCTCCAGCCTTGGTCCAGTCCGGGCGTCTGAGACAACAGAAGGCGACGCAGTTGAGCTTTTCACGTCAAGCCTCGGCCCTGTCCGCGCCTCCGAGGCGGCTGAGGGCGACGCTGTACACGCCTTCACTTCGAGCCTGTAA
- a CDS encoding nucleoside hydrolase, producing the protein MSTRKIIIDTDPGQDDAVAILLALASPEEIELLGITCVAGNVPLDLTTRNARMVCELAGRGDVKVFAGCDRPLGRDLVTAEHVHGKTGLDGPTLPEPQMTLQDGHAVEFLIETLRTEPTGTVTLVPIGPLTNIATAFKTAPDVIEKVQEIVLMGGAYFAVGNVTPAAEFNIYVDPQAAEVVFTSGVALTVMPLDVTHQVLVTQERNAAIRALGTPVAEAVAQMTEFFERYDREKYGSEGAPLHDPCTIAYLIRPDLFAGRHVNVEIETTSELTLGMTVADWWGVTDRARNAHFMGSVDADGFFSLLTERLARL; encoded by the coding sequence ATGAGCACGCGCAAGATCATCATTGATACCGATCCAGGCCAGGACGATGCGGTGGCGATCCTTCTGGCTTTGGCCAGTCCGGAAGAGATTGAGCTTTTGGGGATCACCTGCGTGGCAGGAAATGTTCCACTCGATCTGACAACACGGAATGCGCGGATGGTCTGTGAATTGGCGGGCCGGGGCGATGTGAAAGTGTTTGCGGGCTGTGACCGGCCATTGGGCCGGGATCTTGTCACCGCCGAGCATGTGCATGGCAAGACCGGATTGGACGGCCCGACCCTGCCAGAGCCGCAGATGACGTTGCAGGATGGACATGCGGTGGAGTTCCTGATCGAGACCTTGCGTACGGAGCCCACCGGTACGGTCACGCTTGTACCGATCGGTCCGCTGACCAATATTGCGACGGCATTCAAGACCGCGCCGGACGTCATTGAAAAGGTGCAAGAAATCGTCCTTATGGGTGGCGCCTATTTTGCCGTGGGCAATGTCACACCCGCCGCAGAGTTCAATATCTACGTGGACCCGCAAGCCGCCGAGGTGGTGTTCACCTCTGGTGTTGCTTTGACCGTAATGCCGCTGGATGTCACGCATCAGGTGCTTGTCACGCAAGAGCGCAACGCAGCCATCCGCGCACTTGGTACTCCTGTGGCCGAAGCCGTCGCGCAGATGACTGAGTTCTTTGAGCGCTATGATCGAGAGAAATACGGTTCCGAAGGTGCGCCTTTGCACGATCCCTGCACCATTGCCTATCTTATCCGGCCTGACCTTTTTGCCGGGCGGCATGTGAATGTTGAAATTGAAACCACGTCTGAATTAACCCTCGGCATGACTGTTGCGGATTGGTGGGGTGTCACGGATCGTGCCCGCAATGCCCACTTCATGGGGTCTGTAGATGCAGATGGGTTCTTTTCCCTCTTAACCGAAAGGCTGGCCCGGCTATGA
- a CDS encoding AAA family ATPase: protein MKFTGTDAYIATDDLTVAVNAAVTLERPLLVKGEPGTGKTELARQVAEALGLSMLEWNIKSTTKAQQGLYEYDAVSRLRDSQLGEERVHDVKNYIKKGKLWQAFEAAEKIVLLIDEIDKADIEFPNDLLQELDRMEFHVYETGETIQARQRPIVIITSNNEKELPDAFLRRCFFHYIRFPDPETMKQIVEVHHPGIKDKLLTEALTQFYEIREQSGLKKKPSTSEVLDWLKLILAEDLTAEDLKRDGADALPKLHGALLKNEQDVHLFERLAFMARRQQR from the coding sequence ATGAAGTTCACAGGAACGGATGCCTATATCGCCACCGACGACCTCACAGTGGCGGTCAATGCCGCGGTGACGCTTGAACGCCCTTTGCTTGTCAAGGGCGAGCCAGGAACAGGCAAAACCGAACTCGCGCGACAGGTGGCCGAGGCCCTTGGGCTCTCTATGTTGGAGTGGAACATCAAATCCACCACCAAGGCGCAGCAGGGTCTTTACGAATACGATGCGGTGTCCCGCCTGCGCGACAGCCAGCTTGGGGAAGAGCGCGTGCATGACGTGAAAAACTACATCAAGAAAGGCAAGCTTTGGCAGGCTTTTGAGGCCGCCGAAAAGATTGTTTTGCTGATTGATGAAATCGACAAGGCCGATATCGAGTTTCCCAATGACCTTTTGCAGGAACTCGACCGGATGGAGTTTCATGTTTATGAGACCGGTGAAACCATTCAGGCGCGCCAACGTCCGATTGTGATCATCACCTCGAACAATGAAAAAGAACTGCCCGACGCCTTTCTACGCAGGTGTTTCTTTCACTACATCCGGTTTCCTGACCCTGAAACGATGAAGCAAATCGTCGAGGTGCATCACCCAGGCATCAAGGATAAGCTTCTGACCGAGGCGCTGACGCAGTTTTACGAGATTCGCGAACAATCGGGGTTGAAGAAAAAGCCATCCACATCCGAAGTTTTGGACTGGTTAAAGCTAATTCTGGCCGAAGACCTGACGGCCGAAGACCTCAAACGCGATGGCGCGGACGCGTTGCCGAAACTGCATGGGGCATTGCTCAAGAATGAGCAGGATGTGCATCTGTTTGAGCGGTTGGCCTTTATGGCGCGGCGTCAACAGCGCTGA
- a CDS encoding DMT family transporter, with translation MRQRASALVLSGVALTALYTLLITGADAITKGFAQSYSAPQLFAISGGLVALFSLLANRDPSGHRRPMTTLCPWAMTIRVVATVLGTLAFFHAFRLLPFADVFLFIALIPLITAILSGPVLGEPVRGQTWVALGLGTIGVACLFPAGLQGIGFGHLVAFSAVLLGSVSMVASRYIGQRDGNLLAQVFYPNLALMVVMGLALPFVFVPMSGLDLGLAALYAVLLFGARWVLVAALRILPAFVVTPLMNLQFIWMVVIGWAVFAETPSTHTFLGAFIIILAGGWLIWERMRPVHGEKLVPAE, from the coding sequence ATGCGCCAACGTGCCTCCGCTCTTGTACTCTCCGGCGTTGCGCTCACCGCGCTCTACACTTTATTGATCACCGGCGCGGACGCGATCACCAAGGGCTTTGCACAGTCTTACTCCGCACCACAGCTTTTTGCCATTTCGGGCGGTCTGGTCGCTCTTTTCAGCCTGTTGGCCAACCGCGACCCAAGCGGGCACAGGCGCCCGATGACAACACTCTGCCCTTGGGCCATGACCATTCGGGTTGTGGCGACAGTACTGGGAACGCTGGCGTTTTTCCACGCCTTCCGCCTGCTGCCCTTTGCAGATGTGTTTCTCTTCATCGCGCTTATCCCACTGATAACCGCTATCCTCTCGGGTCCAGTTTTAGGAGAGCCGGTGCGCGGTCAAACCTGGGTCGCGCTCGGGTTAGGGACTATTGGCGTCGCGTGTCTCTTTCCGGCCGGGTTGCAGGGTATCGGCTTTGGTCATCTTGTGGCCTTTTCCGCAGTGCTGCTGGGCTCTGTCTCGATGGTTGCGTCGCGCTATATCGGACAGCGCGATGGCAACCTGCTTGCCCAGGTCTTTTACCCCAATCTGGCGCTGATGGTGGTGATGGGGCTGGCCTTGCCCTTTGTTTTTGTCCCCATGAGCGGCCTCGATCTTGGCCTTGCTGCGCTTTACGCGGTGCTGCTCTTTGGCGCGCGTTGGGTGCTGGTTGCGGCGTTGCGGATTTTGCCCGCCTTCGTGGTAACACCGCTGATGAATCTGCAGTTCATCTGGATGGTTGTCATCGGCTGGGCAGTCTTTGCCGAAACGCCTTCGACGCATACTTTTCTGGGTGCGTTCATCATTATCCTGGCCGGTGGATGGTTGATTTGGGAACGGATGCGCCCCGTTCACGGCGAAAAGCTGGTTCCGGCGGAATAG
- the dksA gene encoding RNA polymerase-binding protein DksA: protein MHDLGLDEGADMKAEVFLAEDYTPAEDEPFMNDRQLEYFRRKLINWRNELLEGSRDTIEGLQDGTRAIPDVADRASEETDRALELRTRDRQRKLVAKIDAALRRIDEGEYGYCEVTGEPISLKRLNARPIATMSLEAQERHERREKVHRDD, encoded by the coding sequence ATGCATGACCTTGGCCTTGATGAGGGAGCTGACATGAAAGCTGAAGTCTTTCTTGCAGAAGACTATACCCCGGCCGAAGACGAACCGTTTATGAACGACCGTCAGCTGGAGTATTTTCGGCGCAAGCTGATTAACTGGAGAAACGAATTGCTGGAAGGCAGTCGCGACACGATCGAGGGGCTGCAAGACGGCACCCGCGCGATCCCTGATGTTGCGGACCGGGCCAGCGAAGAGACAGATCGCGCGCTGGAATTGCGCACGCGGGATCGTCAGCGCAAACTGGTGGCCAAGATCGACGCTGCTCTGCGCCGTATCGACGAGGGCGAATACGGGTATTGCGAAGTGACCGGCGAGCCGATCAGCCTTAAGCGATTGAACGCGCGCCCGATTGCCACCATGAGCCTTGAGGCTCAAGAGCGCCACGAGCGCCGTGAAAAAGTGCATCGCGACGACTGA
- the xth gene encoding exodeoxyribonuclease III: MKVASFNINGIKARLPALLDWLKEAEPDVAILQEIKSVDEGFPRDPIEELGYQVETHGQKSFNGVALLSKLPLEDVRRGLPGDDGDEQARWIEATVVGENKALRICGLYLPNGNPAPGPKYDYKLAWMARQKARAKELLDQEEPFLMAGDYNVIPQDEDAKRPEAWTTDALALPQSRDAFRDLVNLGFTEAFRACNTAPGHYTFWDYQAGAWNRDDGIRIDHFLLSPEAADMMQDCGIDKGVRGREKPSDHVPIWVEFAL, translated from the coding sequence ATGAAAGTTGCCAGCTTCAACATCAACGGCATAAAAGCACGGCTCCCTGCCCTGCTTGACTGGCTCAAAGAAGCCGAACCAGACGTTGCGATTCTGCAAGAAATCAAATCCGTTGACGAAGGATTTCCACGCGATCCGATTGAAGAGCTTGGCTATCAGGTCGAAACCCACGGGCAGAAAAGCTTTAACGGAGTCGCGCTTCTGTCAAAGCTGCCACTTGAGGATGTACGTCGTGGATTGCCCGGCGATGACGGCGACGAACAGGCGCGCTGGATCGAGGCGACTGTTGTGGGGGAGAACAAAGCCCTGCGGATTTGCGGGCTTTACCTTCCCAACGGCAATCCGGCACCGGGGCCGAAATATGACTACAAACTTGCCTGGATGGCGCGCCAGAAGGCCCGCGCCAAAGAACTACTGGATCAAGAAGAACCGTTCTTGATGGCAGGCGACTACAATGTGATCCCGCAGGATGAGGATGCCAAACGCCCGGAAGCTTGGACCACGGATGCGCTTGCCCTGCCCCAAAGCCGGGATGCTTTCCGCGACCTTGTGAACCTTGGGTTCACCGAAGCGTTTCGGGCGTGTAACACCGCGCCGGGGCATTACACCTTCTGGGACTATCAGGCCGGAGCCTGGAACCGTGATGACGGAATTCGGATTGACCACTTTCTGCTCAGCCCTGAAGCCGCCGACATGATGCAGGATTGCGGCATCGACAAAGGCGTTCGCGGGCGCGAAAAACCCTCAGATCACGTGCCGATCTGGGTAGAGTTTGCGCTTTGA
- a CDS encoding cation:proton antiporter, with translation MAATPADGGLDPVMAFALVGALGVGAQWVAWRLRMPAIVLMLVAGLLAGPVFGIFDPERDIGVLMGPMISIAVAIILFEGGLTLDFHSLRGAEQGVKRLVVVGAPLGWIGSALALHYVGGLSWESAAVFGGIMIVTGPTVIAPLLRQARLNRRPAQLMQWEAIVNDPIGALAAVLAFEVVVVTAAAGSLGHAAWEIIRGITIACAVGYGAGWGLSEAFRRAYVPEYMKVPVLFAVLLAAFAVTDYMLHESGLLTVTVMGIVMANANLPSYTELRRFKEHATILLVSGVFILLAANMDFETLGRLNWQAAVLVAVVVLLVRPATVLLSLLGTNIPFKERLLVGLAGPRGVVLVAVAGLFGERLVANGVEDAAFLTPFAFALVAVTVVLNGFFLAPLARAMGLAGKGTPGVIIAGGSQFATSFAQALLSVNVPVLITDTNRARLRSARDAGLHVFYGDVLSEAAEHSVEIMSYGRVVAVSDNDAYNTLVATDLAPEFGRENVFQLGRLKSDSKRLVLPPDWEVRVLLANSPIWKSPAKWRKAGRCV, from the coding sequence ATGGCAGCAACACCTGCAGATGGCGGTTTGGACCCGGTCATGGCCTTTGCGCTTGTCGGCGCGCTGGGCGTTGGTGCGCAATGGGTGGCCTGGCGGCTCAGGATGCCTGCGATTGTTCTGATGTTGGTTGCTGGCCTGTTGGCTGGACCTGTGTTTGGAATTTTTGATCCCGAAAGGGACATTGGCGTCCTGATGGGGCCGATGATCTCCATTGCGGTGGCCATTATTCTATTTGAAGGCGGGTTAACGCTCGATTTTCATAGCCTGCGAGGGGCAGAGCAGGGGGTAAAACGGCTGGTGGTTGTCGGCGCACCTTTGGGGTGGATCGGCTCGGCTTTGGCCTTGCACTATGTCGGCGGCCTGAGTTGGGAAAGCGCCGCGGTTTTTGGCGGGATCATGATTGTCACCGGGCCAACTGTCATTGCGCCGCTTTTGCGGCAGGCGCGTCTTAATCGCCGTCCTGCACAGCTCATGCAGTGGGAAGCCATCGTCAATGATCCTATTGGCGCATTGGCGGCTGTTCTGGCCTTTGAGGTTGTAGTCGTCACCGCCGCCGCAGGCAGCCTTGGCCACGCAGCCTGGGAAATTATTCGCGGTATTACAATCGCTTGCGCCGTGGGATATGGTGCAGGTTGGGGTCTTTCAGAAGCATTTCGCCGGGCTTACGTTCCGGAATATATGAAAGTCCCGGTGCTCTTTGCCGTCCTGCTCGCCGCTTTCGCGGTCACGGACTACATGCTGCACGAAAGTGGGCTGCTGACCGTCACCGTCATGGGGATTGTCATGGCCAATGCCAACTTGCCGAGCTACACCGAACTGCGTCGGTTCAAGGAACATGCAACCATTCTGTTGGTCTCGGGCGTGTTCATCCTGCTTGCCGCCAATATGGATTTTGAAACCCTTGGACGCCTGAACTGGCAGGCTGCGGTCCTGGTGGCTGTGGTTGTCCTGCTGGTGCGCCCGGCCACTGTTCTTCTGTCGCTTTTAGGAACCAATATTCCCTTCAAGGAACGCCTGCTTGTCGGCCTTGCAGGGCCAAGAGGCGTGGTGCTTGTCGCTGTTGCGGGGCTTTTTGGGGAAAGGCTGGTAGCCAATGGAGTTGAAGACGCGGCTTTTCTCACGCCCTTTGCCTTCGCCCTTGTGGCAGTGACCGTGGTGCTGAATGGCTTTTTCCTGGCTCCTTTGGCGAGGGCCATGGGGCTAGCTGGCAAAGGCACGCCAGGTGTGATTATCGCGGGCGGCTCGCAATTCGCGACATCCTTCGCACAGGCTTTGCTGAGTGTGAATGTCCCAGTTCTGATCACCGACACCAACCGCGCGCGCCTGCGCAGCGCACGCGATGCGGGTCTGCATGTGTTTTATGGTGATGTGCTCTCGGAAGCGGCGGAACATAGCGTTGAGATCATGTCTTATGGCCGTGTCGTCGCGGTGAGTGACAATGACGCGTACAACACTTTGGTTGCGACGGATCTTGCGCCGGAATTCGGGCGCGAAAACGTGTTTCAGCTCGGACGGTTGAAATCAGATAGCAAACGTCTGGTGCTGCCCCCGGATTGGGAGGTCAGAGTTTTGTTGGCAAACTCACCTATCTGGAAATCGCCAGCAAAATGGCGAAAGGCTGGGAGGTGCGTGTGA
- a CDS encoding DUF6902 family protein — protein MGSVVHFDFPFRQSTAELRQAALLERFVSQRRPEQDVFWLKENAELLNIFQSCGFELPLASLAPFDNFYTSIEKRLSFFPQYYRFLLSMCLDLEDLGMSGNRAEAAVEWVSKQGFVGAELSDLQRAEARRLCLRRGVDPVSRDPGLDDRLRDFTTRSETFAIPNKKAAYELTHIVFYLSDYGLKDPYLDEKSIQSLTFAGTLAYLELNIDLLAEICIALRFAGVTPPQSWDGWLAEQTRYFAIREDDIGWRSDAYHPYFMLNWHLALSGQGGFGAQIPDGPISFTAPRHEVAPLRELSEQMYTLDEPRHPDWSVMRRLLDGSLSDMAREVIDTAEQAVDFQSFFQGFARSSAPGAMG, from the coding sequence ATGGGATCCGTCGTTCACTTCGATTTTCCGTTCCGCCAATCCACAGCTGAGCTGCGTCAGGCGGCTTTGCTGGAGCGGTTCGTGTCTCAACGTCGTCCGGAACAGGATGTGTTCTGGCTCAAGGAAAACGCCGAGCTGCTCAACATCTTCCAAAGCTGCGGATTTGAGTTGCCGCTGGCTTCACTTGCTCCCTTCGACAACTTCTACACCTCCATCGAAAAGCGCCTCAGCTTTTTCCCGCAGTATTACCGTTTTCTGCTGTCGATGTGCCTTGACCTTGAGGATCTTGGCATGTCCGGAAACCGTGCGGAAGCCGCAGTGGAATGGGTTTCTAAACAAGGGTTTGTGGGGGCTGAACTGTCAGACTTGCAGCGTGCTGAAGCTCGGCGTTTGTGCCTGCGCCGCGGGGTGGATCCCGTGTCCCGCGACCCGGGACTGGATGACCGGTTGCGCGATTTCACGACACGGTCGGAAACGTTTGCGATACCCAATAAGAAGGCCGCTTATGAGCTGACGCACATCGTGTTCTACCTGTCCGACTACGGCCTGAAGGATCCCTACCTTGATGAAAAGTCGATCCAAAGTCTGACCTTCGCAGGTACTTTGGCCTATCTTGAGCTGAACATCGATCTGCTGGCAGAGATTTGCATCGCCCTGCGCTTTGCCGGGGTCACGCCGCCGCAAAGCTGGGATGGATGGCTGGCCGAGCAAACCCGCTACTTTGCGATCCGCGAAGACGACATTGGCTGGCGTTCAGACGCCTATCATCCGTATTTCATGCTGAATTGGCACCTTGCCCTGTCCGGGCAAGGCGGATTTGGCGCTCAGATCCCCGACGGTCCAATCAGTTTTACTGCCCCTCGGCATGAGGTTGCACCACTCCGCGAGCTGTCCGAGCAAATGTATACGCTGGACGAGCCACGCCATCCGGACTGGTCGGTCATGCGTCGCTTGCTGGACGGATCGCTTTCGGATATGGCGAGGGAAGTGATCGATACCGCAGAACAAGCCGTGGACTTCCAGTCTTTCTTCCAGGGCTTCGCGAGATCAAGCGCCCCAGGAGCGATGGGATAA
- a CDS encoding GNAT family N-acetyltransferase, with the protein MTRLTLAKMEDLDRVLPLVAAFHEEEGVEQDEATRRAALVPLLEGSPHGCVYLAGPTRAPIGYVIVTFGWSVEFGGLDGFLDEIYIRPGVRGRGIGSEILISLPKTLAAAGMKAIHLEVNKDNAQARSVYEKMHFSPREKYMLMTRKL; encoded by the coding sequence ATGACACGTCTGACACTGGCAAAAATGGAAGATCTGGACCGTGTTCTGCCCCTCGTGGCCGCGTTCCATGAAGAAGAAGGTGTGGAACAGGATGAGGCCACGCGCCGCGCGGCCCTTGTCCCGCTATTGGAAGGCTCGCCGCATGGCTGCGTTTATCTGGCAGGACCAACGCGTGCGCCGATTGGCTATGTGATTGTCACCTTCGGCTGGTCCGTCGAATTTGGCGGCCTCGACGGGTTTCTCGATGAGATTTACATCCGCCCCGGCGTGCGCGGGCGCGGGATCGGGTCTGAAATTCTGATCTCCTTGCCCAAGACGCTTGCAGCGGCAGGCATGAAAGCCATTCATCTTGAGGTGAATAAGGACAACGCGCAGGCCCGGAGCGTGTATGAAAAGATGCATTTCTCGCCTAGAGAGAAGTACATGCTGATGACGCGTAAACTCTAG